The Glycine soja cultivar W05 chromosome 8, ASM419377v2, whole genome shotgun sequence genome has a window encoding:
- the LOC114420951 gene encoding uncharacterized protein LOC114420951 gives MASAMFRRNIITHYSKFASSLSSLPRHSSIYNPLSMSVSSFHSESVGGGGGLPSSMRGAVYWEPNKPLTIEEFHMPRPKAGEVLIKTKACGVCHSDLHVMKGEIPFTSPCVVGHEITGEVVEHGALTDSKTIERLPVGSRVVGAFIMPCGNCSYCSKGHDDLCEAFFAYNRAKGTLYDGETRLFFRNSGKPAYMYSMGGLAEYCVVPANGVSVLPDSLPYTESAILGCAVFTAYGAMAHAAQVRPGDSVAVIGTGGVGSSCLQIARAFGASDIIAVDVRDEKLQKAKTFGATHTVNSAKEDPIEKILEITGGKGVDVAVEALGKPQTFAQCTQSVKDGGKAVMIGLAQAGSLGEVDINRLVRRKIQVIGSYGGRARQDLPKLIRLAETGIFNLGHAVSRTYTFEEAGKAFQDLNEGKIVGRAVIEII, from the exons ATGGCATCAGCAATGTTTCGTAGGAACATCATCACCCACTACTCCAAGTTTGCTTCTTCTTTGTCTTCGTTGCCTCGCCATTCCTCAATCTACAACCCTCTCTCTATGTCTGTTTCTTCATTTCATAGCGAAagtgttggtggtggtggtgggttGCCATCTTCCATGCGTGGAGCTGTGTATTGGGAACCGAACAAGCCGCTAACCATCGAGGAATTTCACATGCCTCGCCCCAAGGCCGGTGAAGTTCTCATCAAAACAAAGG CCTGTGGAGTATGCCACTCTGATCTACATGTTATGAAAGGTGAAATTCCGTTTACCAGTCCTTGTGTTGTGGGGCATGAGATTACCGGTGAGGTTGTTGAACATGGAGCACTCACTGACAGCAAAACCATAGAAAG GCTTCCAGTTGGATCTCGAGTTGTTGGGGCCTTCATCATGCCTTGTGGCAACTGCTCCTACTGTTCAAAG GGCCATGATGATCTATGTGAAGCTTTCTTTGCCTATAACCGGGCAAAAGGAACCCTCTATGATGGTGAAACTCGACTCTTTTTTCGAAACAGTG GAAAACCAGCATACATGTATAGTATGGGAGGGCTTGCTGAATACTGTGTTGTGCCAGCAAATGGAGTGTCTGTGTTACCAGACTCATTGCCATATACAGAGTCTGCAATTCTAGGATGTGCTGTTTTTACTGCTTACGGCGCTATGGCTCATGCAGCTCAAGTGCGTCCTGGTGATTCTGTTGCTGTTATTGGAACTGGAGGTGTTGGTTCTAg TTGTTTACAGATAGCTAGAGCCTTTGGTGCCTCAGATATAATTGCTGTGGATGTACGGGATGAAAAGCTACAGAAAGCAAAGACATTTGGTGCTACTCACACTGTAAATTCAGCAAAGGAAGATCCCATTGAAAAGATACTT GAAATTACTGGTGGAAAGGGTGTTGATGTTGCTGTGGAAGCCTTGGGGAAACCACAGACATTTGCTCAATGTACACAAAGTGTGAAGGATGGGGGAAAAGCTGTGATGATTGGACTGGCACAAGCTGGTTCTTTAGGAGAGGTGGATATAAATCGGCTTGTTCGCAGAAAG ATACAAGTTATTGGCTCCTATGGGGGCAGGGCAAGGCAAGATCTTCCAAAGTTAATTAGACTGGCAGAAACAGGTATCTTCAATCTTGGCCATGCTGTTTCAAGAACATACACTTTTGAGGAGGCGGGAAAAGCATTCCAAGATCTCAATGAAGGAAAAATTGTCGGTCGAGCTGTGATTGAGATAATATAG
- the LOC114422189 gene encoding TOM1-like protein 5, translated as MAALVNAATSEKLAETDWMKNIEICELVAHDQRQARDVIKAIKKRLGNKNPNIQLYAVVLLEMLMNNIGDLVHQLVIDTGIIPILVKIVKKKSDLPVRERIFLLLDATQTSLGGASGKFPQYYNAYYDLVSAGVQFPQRDQVTQPSRPHSQLNGINYVQNREQAPPRHQQAESQTVPESSIIQKASNALEVLKEVLDAINAQHPQAARDEFTLDLVEQCSFQKQRVMHLVMASRDESIVSRAIELNEQLQKVLARHDSLLSGRPTTIANHLECEEAEEEEEPEQLFRRLSKGKACARPEDEERESEFPHLGLLEERLNWPLIRPISLEPSREANTYPAPAVMPPHMAIPPPPSKHIERERYFQENKKDGATLAGHLRGLSLHSHNGSSSHSGSFDFSD; from the exons ATGGCAGCTCTGGTCAACGCTGCAACAAGTGAGAAACTGGCTGAAACTGATTGgatgaaaaatattgaaatctgTGAATTAGTAGCTCATGATCAAAG GCAAGCTAGAGATGTTATTAAAGCTATAAAAAAGAGGCTGGGTAACAAGAATCCTAACATTCAACTTTATGCAGTTGTG TTGCTGGAAATGTTGATGAACAATATTGGAGATCTTGTTCACCAGCTGGTGATTGATACAGGAATTATTCCTATTCTTGTGAAAATTGTGAAGAAAAAA TCAGATTTGCCTGTAAGGGAGCGGATATTTCTCCTACTAGATGCCACACAAACATCCCTAGGTGGCGCTTCTGGAAAGTTTCCACAATATTATAATGCATATTATGATTTGGTG AGTGCTGGAGTGCAGTTTCCTCAAAGGGATCAAGTGACTCAACCAAGTCGTCCTCATTCACAACTTAATGGGATTAACTATGTACAAAACAGGGAGCAGGCCCCGCCTAGACATCAGCAAGCAGAATCCCAAACTGTTCCTGAATCTAG CATTATTCAAAAGGCTAGTAATGCATTAGAAGTTTTAAAAGAAGTCCTTGATGCTATTAATGCCCAGCATCCTCAG gcTGCAAGAGATGAATTCACCCTTGACCTTGTTGAACAATGTTCATTTCAGAAGCAAAGGGTAATGCATCTTGTGATGGCTTCTCG agatgAGAGTATAGTTTCTCGAGCAATAGAATTAAACGAGCAACTTCAGAAAGTTCTTGCAAGACATGATAGCCTTCTTTCGGGCAGACCCACAACAATAGCTAATCATTTGGAGTGTGAAGAAgcagaggaggaagaagaaccaGAACAGTTATTCCGGCG ATTAAGCAAAGGAAAGGCTTGTGCAAGGCCTGAAGATGAAGAAAGAGAATCTGAGTTTCCTCACTTGGGTTTGCTTGAAGAGAGACTCAACTGGCCGTTAATAAGACCGATATCTTTGGAGCCATCTCGAGAAGCTAATACTTATCCTGCGCCTGCTGTGATGCCTCCTCACATGGCAATTCCACCACCGCCTTCAAAGCACATTGAGAGGGAGAgatattttcaagaaaataaaaaggatggtGCTACTTTAGCTGGCCACTTGAGAGGCCTCTCCTTACATAGTCACAATGGCAGCAGCTCTCACAGTGGAAGCTTTGATTTTAGTGATTGA
- the LOC114420952 gene encoding ferrochelatase-2, chloroplastic-like isoform X1, with translation MNSPIHAPSPPSSSSSCSYNRPPPCIAHTSRNFKFPLLLPQAIHTSQKMYRCSGGHVESSTNINPLKNCVVGRSTLGWFETQPLVSEQLLNRRLLSVEALVTPTVQDFSDTPLIGDDKIGVLLLNLGGPETLEDVQPFLFNLFADPDIIRLPRLFSFLQKPLAQFVSVLRAPKSKEGYASIGGGSPLRRITDAQAEELRKSLWSKNVPAKVYVGMRYWHPFTEEAIEQIKRDGITKLVVLPLYPQFSISTSGSSLRLLESIFRDDEYLVNMQHTVIPSWYQREGYIKAMTNLIEKELKGFDCPEEVMIFFSAHGVPLAYVEEAGDPYKAEMEECVDLIMEELEKRKITNAYTLAYQSRVGPVEWLKPYTDETIIELGKKGVKSLLAVPISFVSEHIETLEEIDVEYKELALNSGIEKWGRVPALGTETTFISDLADAVIESLPYVGAMAVSNLEARQSLVPLGSVEELLTAYDSQRRELPPPVIVWEWGWTKSAETWNGRAAMLAVLLLLFLEVTTGEGFLHQWGILPLFR, from the exons ATGAATTCTCCAATTCATGCCCCTTCACcaccttcttcctcttcttcttgctCTTATAACCGTCCTCCTCCATGCATCGCTCATACTTCTCGTAATTTCAAGTTTCCTCT gcTGTTGCCACAGGCAATCCATACCTCTCAAAAGATGTATCGCTGCTCTGGAGGCCATGTGGAGTCTTCTACTAACATTAATCCCTTGAAAAATTGTGTAGTGGGAAGAAGTACTTTAGGATGGTTTGAAACTCAACCCTTGGTTTCTGAGCAATTACTCAACAGGCGCTTGTTGTCAGTGGAAGCTTTAGTCACTCCCACAGTTCAAGATTTTTCTGATACACCTCTTATTGGTGATGATAAGATTGGAGTGTTATTGTTGAACCTCGGAGGTCCAGAGACTTTAGAAGATGTGCAGCCTTTTTTGTTTAACCTTTTTGCTGACCCA GATATTATACGACTGCCAAGGTTATTTAGCTTTCTTCAAAAGCCATTGGCCCAATTTGTATCTGTTTTAAGAGCACCTAAGAGCAAAGAAGGCTATGCTTCAATTGGTGGTGGATCTCCTCTTAGACGTATAACTGATGCACAG GCTGAAGAATTGAGGAAATCTCTTTGGTCAAAGAATGTCCCAGCCAAAGTGTATGTTGGCATGCGTTACTGGCATCCATTCACCGAAGAGGCTATTGAACAG ATTAAAAGGGATGGAATTACAAAGCTTGTTGTGCTTCCACTTTATccacaattttcaatttcaaccaGTGGTTCAAGTCTTCGTCTCTTGGAGAGTATATTCAG AGATGATGAGTACCTAGTCAACATGCAGCACACAGTAATTCCTTCATGGTACCAGCGTGAAGGATACATTAAGGCCAtgacaaatttaattgaaaaggaGCTAAAAGGTTTTGACTGCCCTGAGGAG GTCATGATATTCTTTAGTGCACATGGGGTGCCTCTTGCTTATGTAGAAGAGGCTGGTGATCCATACAAGGCAGAGATGGAGGAATGTGTTGATTTGATCATGGAAGAGcttgaaaagagaaagataacTAATGCATACACCCTTGCTTATCAG AGTAGAGTTGGACCTGTGGAATGGTTAAAACCCTATACAGATGAGACAATAATTGAACTTGGGAAAAAGGGAGTAAAAAGCCTGCTGGCTGTACCAATTAG CTTTGTCAGCGAGCATATTGAAACTCTCGAAGAAATTGATGTTGAGTACAAAGAATTGGCTCTAAACTCTGGTATAGAAAAATGGGGTCGTGTTCCTGCGCTAGGAACTGAAACCACTTTCATTTCAGATTTGGCAGATGCTGTAATTGAGAGTCTCCCTTATGTTGGTGCAATGGCAGTTTCAAACCTTGAAGCTCGACAG TCTTTGGTTCCACTGGGCAGCGTAGAAGAGTTATTGACAGCATATGACTCGCAACGTAGGGAGTTGCCACCACCAGTAATTGTGTGGGAATGGGGATGGACCAAAAGTGCTGAAACTTGGAATGGAAGAGCAGCTATGCTTGCTGTGCTTCTTCTGTTGTTTTTAGAAGTCACCACTGGTGAAGGGTTTCTGCACCAGTGGGGAATATTGCCCTTGTTTAGGTGA
- the LOC114420950 gene encoding DDT domain-containing protein DDB_G0282237-like, with protein MPLIRRKPLALAEPPEDLKQYEPVYQIRFTKEIFQDYHDYLKQLNLYRQRVWMCKVTGKTGLTYEEALVSEQLATEKVQQFPKELMTVALSIIQYSMLPLKDLADSIAEKLQECLFVGAELHGKKDDGVHPCKILKVIQKGVDTVSYEVAWLDKNKNIREQAEVSAEDLVHKKPLFSRNILKSFIRESTYRNAPWVLHDELAKNHGISTDIPEDLQGRVFYKYGLLVCSKKRKNEESLEDTDNCKRKKLDGAQVDDSSQEKENGQHNDEAIKYPIDDLLVTPSPDDPVFTDRPSPAKDFNIPMSCVGELLMVWDFLSSFGRLLQLSPYSLEDFEFAICHKDSNVALLMESHAALFRLLIKDKDEYSLVVKNRKLKSKITTNNWTEYLCHFLEMINIPELRQHKTTIKRGHYGLVDASAKLKILGELVNRALETAIFREKLDEIIEQRQALGATRREEALENGRRRREEKERMKAESESNGFVDGHLNGANVLANNIHGIQNGDVGEKRIIEIEPSGQNDPLGRSGIKHLNPAPKKTLKKLNSELKEPTENGKELSRKESPKQLKADKDSSEKNSKEQRKEYFEREMEKRFIRRSPLGKDRDHNRYWWFCRYGRIFVESCDSKNWGYYSSKEELDTLMSSLNCKGERERALQKHLEKYYNTICSELQKTSKDLMHRFVDESVLRRSTRVRAQPRQNPSDACLRYRNKYYKEE; from the exons ATGCCACTTATAAGGAGAAAGCCTTTGGCCTTGGCCGAGCCTCCTGAGGATTTGAAGCAATATGAGCCTGTTTACCAAATTCGGTTTACGAAAGAAATCTTTCAAGATTATCA TGATTATTTGAAGCAATTGAATCTATACCGCCAGAGGGTTTGGATGTGTAAAGTCACTGGAAAAACTGGCTTGACTTATGAAGAGGCTTTGGTGTCTGAACAACTTGCTACCGAGAAAGTTCAACAGTTTCCTAAAGAACTGATGACTGTTGCTTTAAGCATTATTCAATACA GTATGCTCCCTTTGAAGGATCTTGCTGATTCTATTGCTGAGAAATTGCAGGAATGTTTGTTTGTGGGTGCTGAACTACATGGGAAAAAGGATGATGGAGTTCATCCATGCAAAATATTAAAAGTCATTCAGAAAGGAGTTGACACAGTCTCTTATGAGGTAGCTTGGCTTGACAAAAACAAGAATATTAGAGAACAAGCAGAAGTCAGCGCAGAAGATTTGGTGCATAAGAAGCCGCTTTTTAGTAGAAATATTTTGAAGTCTTTTATTCGTGAGTCTACATATCGGAATGCCCCTTGGGTTTTACATGATGAGCTAGCAAAAAATCATGGAATATCAACTGACATTCCTGAGGACTTACAAGGAAGGGTTTTCTACAAATATGGACTTTTAGTTTGctccaagaaaaggaaaaacgaG GAATCACTGGAAGACACTGATAACTGTAAAAGGAAGAAGTTGGATGGCGCACAAGTTGACGATTCTAGCCAAGAGAAAG AAAATGGTCAACACAATGATGAAGCAATCAAATACCCCATTGATGATCTATTGGTGACGCCTAGTCCAGATGATCCTGTATTCACTGATCGTCCTTCTCCAGCAAAAGACTTCAATATTCCAATGAGTTGTGTAGGGGAACTCTTGATGGTTTGGGATTTTCTTAGTTCCTTTGGTAGACTGTTGCAGCTGAGCCCCTACTCTCTAGAAGATTTTGAATTTGCAATCTGCCATAAGGATAGCAATGTGGCTCTCCTTATGGAATCTCATGCAGCACTTTTTCGACTTCTCATCAAAGATAAGGATGAATACTCCTTGGTTGTGAAGAACCGAAAACTGAAGTCTAAG ATTACAACCAATAATTGGACAGAATATTTATGTCATTTTCTAGAGATGATCAATATTCCTGAACTACGGCAACATAAAACAACTATAAAACGGGGACATTATGGCCTTGTAGATGCCAGTGCTAAATTAAAAATCTTAGGCGAATTGGTCAATCGAGCCCTTGAAACTGCAATATTCAGGGAAAAGTTAGATGAGATTATTGAACAGCGGCAGGCACTTGGGGCCACTAGAAGGGAAGAAGCATTGGAAAATGGTAGgaggagaagagaagaaaaggagCGGATGAAAGCTGAGTCAGAAAGCAATGGATTTGTGGATGGGCATCTAAACGGTGCAAATGTCCTAGCAAATAATATTCACGGTATACAAAATGGAGACGTGGGAGAGAAAAGAATTATAGAGATAGAACCATCAGGGCAAAACGATCCATTGGGTAGAAG TGGGATCAAGCATTTAAATCCTGCTCCGAAAAAGACACTTAAGAAGTTAAATTCAGAGCTGAAAGAACCAACGGAAAATGGAAAAGAATTATCCAGAAAGGAATCACCGAAACAGTTGAAGGCTGATAAGGATTCATCAGAGAAGAATAGTAAAGAACAGAGG AAAGAATATTTCGAACGGGAGATGGAGAAACGGTTTATTCGTAGAAGCCCATTAGGTAAGGACAGAGATCACAATAGGTATTGGTGGTTCTGTCGCTATGGGAGGATATTTGTTGAAAGCTGTGACTCCAAGAATTGGGGATACTACAGCAGTAAGGAAGAG CTTGATACATTGATGAGTTCACTGAATTGCAAGGGTGAGCGGGAAAGGGCACTGCAAAAGCAtctagaaaaatattataatacaaTATG CTCAGAACTCCAGAAAACATCGAAGGATTTGATGCACAGGTTTGTAGATGAGTCTGTGCTTCGTAGGTCTACTCGTGTTAGAGCTCAACCTAGGCAGAACCCCTCCGATGCTTGCCTCAGATATAGAAACAAGTACTATAAAGAAGAATAG
- the LOC114421844 gene encoding phosphatidylinositol 4-phosphate 5-kinase 1-like — MQETLLSLPLSHHEDIHILPKKKKTQQLHHNKAGSDNTTNTNSHPTRVSRRVSPAVSPSSGGGEKSLPNGDIYSGALSGNAPHGTGKYLWSDGCMYEGEWRKGKACGKGRFSWPSGATYEGEFKSGRIDGFGSFIGVDGDMYRGSWVADRKHGFGEKRYGNGDVYEGWWRCNLQEGEGRYTWRNGNEYVGEWRGGVISGKGVLVWANGNRYEGYWENGVPVGKGVFTWCDGSTCAGNWRKEFMEEAREEKMMKRSSVDDGFKSVSFPRICIWELDGEAGDITCDIVHNAEASLFYRDGTTTTTACESENSGDDNNKSPCWSLDGTAGGDVKKPGQTVSRGHKNYDLILNLQLGIRYTVAKHASIVRELRPGDFDPKEKFWTRFPPEGSKFTPQHHSVDFRWKDYCPMVFRHLRELFAIDPADYMLAICGSDTLREMSSPGKSGSIFYLTQDDRFIIKTVKKSEVKVLIRMLPSYYQHVCQYKNSLVTAFLGVHCVKPVGGQKTRFIVMGNVFCSEYRIHKRFDLKGSSHGRSTDKPREQIDETTTLKDLDLNFVFRLEQSWFQELIWQLGRDCEFLEAEGIMDYSLLIGLHFRDDSSVDEMKSSPRSSHSGKRDMFDNEMLTCRGPLIRLGMNMPATAERVCKAGLDHQTTSGSSNSQISDVILYFGIIDILQDYDISKKIEHAYKSLQVDSTSISAVDPKLYSKRFRDFIHRIFVEDK; from the exons ATGCAAGAGACCctcctctctctccctctctcccaCCACGAAGACATCCACATTCTccccaagaagaagaaaacgcAACAGCTTCATCACAACAAAGCGGGAAGCGACAACACCACCAACACCAACAGCCACCCCACTCGCGTGTCGCGGCGGGTGAGTCCGGCGGTTTCTCCGTCCTCCGGCGGCGGCGAGAAGTCTCTCCCGAACGGCGACATCTACAGCGGCGCCCTGTCGGGGAACGCGCCGCACGGCACCGGGAAGTACCTCTGGTCCGATGGGTGCATGTACGAGGGCGAGTGGCGAAAGGGAAAGGCCTGCGGCAAAGGAAGATTCTCATGGCCCTCCGGCGCCACCTACGAGGGCGAATTCAAGTCGGGTCGAATAGACGGGTTCGGATCCTTCATCGGCGTCGACGGCGACATGTACAGAGGCTCATGGGTCGCTGACAGAAAGCACGGCTTCGGCGAGAAAAGATACGGCAACGGTGACGTGTACGAAGGTTGGTGGAGGTGCAACTTGCAAGAGGGTGAAGGGAGGTACACGTGGCGCAACGGGAACGAGTACGTTGGGGAGTGGAGGGGTGGTGTTATTTCGGGGAAAGGGGTTTTGGTTTGGGCGAATGGGAACCGTTACGAAGGGTATTGGGAGAATGGTGTTCCTGTCGGGAAGGGTGTTTTCACGTGGTGTGATGGGAGCACGTGCGCCGGGAACTGGAGGAAGGAGTTTATGGAAGAGGCACGTGAGGAGAAGATGATGAAGAGGTCTTCGGTGGATGATGGGTTTAAGAGTGTGAGTTTTCCCAGGATTTGTATTTGGGAGCTCGATGGTGAAGCTGGGGACATAACTTGTGACATTGTTCACAATGCTGAGGCTTCTTTGTTTTACAGGGATggtactactactactactgctTGTGAGTCTGAGAACAGTGGAGATGATAATAATAAGAGTCCTTGTTGGTCTCTTGATGGTACTGCTGGTGGTGATGTTAAGAAGCCTGGTCAGACTGTGTCAAGAGGGCACAAGAATTATGATCTTATCCTTAATCTTCAACTGGGTATTAG ATACACTGTTGCCAAGCATGCTTCTATTGTGAGAGAGCTTAGACCGGGGGATTTTGATCCTAAGGAGAAGTTCTGGACGAGGTTTCCGCCGGAAGGGTCTAAGTTTACACCCCAGCACCATTCAGTGGACTTCAGGTGGAAAGACTACTGTCCCATGGTGTTCAG ACATCTAAGGGAATTATTTGCCATAGATCCTGCGGATTACATGCTTGCTATTTGTGGAAGTGACACACTTAGGGAGATGTCTTCCCCGGGCAAAAGTGGAAGCATCTTTTATCTCACTCAAGACGACCGCTTCATAATTAAGACTGTCAAGAAGTCTGAAGTCAAG GTGCTCATAAGGATGCTTCCAAGTTACTACCAACATGTTTGTCAATACAAGAACTCCTTGGTGACGGCATTCCTGGGCGTGCATTGTGTCAAACCTGTTGGAGGTCAAAAG ACCCGGTTTATTGTAATGGGCAATGTGTTTTGCTCGGAGTATCGGATCCACAAGAGGTTTGACCTCAAAGGCTCTTCTCATGGTCGATCAACAGATAAGCCAAGGGAACAGATTGATGAGACTACCACTCTCAAAGACCTTGATCTTAACTTTGTCTTTCGCCTTGAACAGTCTTGGTTTCAAGAGCTTATATG GCAACTTGGTAGAGATTGTGAGTTCCTGGAAGCAGAGGGAATCATGGATTACAGTCTTCTAATTGGCCTGCATTTTCGTGATGATAGCTCAGTTGATGAAATGAAAAGTTCACCTCGCAGTTCTCATTCAG GCAAGAGAGACATGTTTGATAATGAGATGCTCACATGCCG GGGACCTCTAATCCGGCTGGGAATGAACATGCCTGCCACAGCTGAGAGAGTGTGCAAGGCTGGATTGGATCACCAAACAACTAGTGGAAGTAGTAATAGCCAGATCTCTGATGTAATCCTCTACTTTGGAATCATTGACATTCTCCAAGACTATGATATTAGCAAAAAGATAGAACATGCATACAAGTCACTACAAGTGGACTCCACTTCTATCTCAGCTGTTGATCCCAAGCTATACTCCAAAAGGTTTAGGGATTTCATTCACAGAATCTTTGTAGAGGATAAATGA
- the LOC114420952 gene encoding ferrochelatase-2, chloroplastic-like isoform X2 — MPLHHLLPLLLALITVLLHASLILLVISSFLLGRSTLGWFETQPLVSEQLLNRRLLSVEALVTPTVQDFSDTPLIGDDKIGVLLLNLGGPETLEDVQPFLFNLFADPDIIRLPRLFSFLQKPLAQFVSVLRAPKSKEGYASIGGGSPLRRITDAQAEELRKSLWSKNVPAKVYVGMRYWHPFTEEAIEQIKRDGITKLVVLPLYPQFSISTSGSSLRLLESIFRDDEYLVNMQHTVIPSWYQREGYIKAMTNLIEKELKGFDCPEEVMIFFSAHGVPLAYVEEAGDPYKAEMEECVDLIMEELEKRKITNAYTLAYQSRVGPVEWLKPYTDETIIELGKKGVKSLLAVPISFVSEHIETLEEIDVEYKELALNSGIEKWGRVPALGTETTFISDLADAVIESLPYVGAMAVSNLEARQSLVPLGSVEELLTAYDSQRRELPPPVIVWEWGWTKSAETWNGRAAMLAVLLLLFLEVTTGEGFLHQWGILPLFR; from the exons ATGCCCCTTCACcaccttcttcctcttcttcttgctCTTATAACCGTCCTCCTCCATGCATCGCTCATACTTCTCGTAATTTCAAGTTTCCTCT TGGGAAGAAGTACTTTAGGATGGTTTGAAACTCAACCCTTGGTTTCTGAGCAATTACTCAACAGGCGCTTGTTGTCAGTGGAAGCTTTAGTCACTCCCACAGTTCAAGATTTTTCTGATACACCTCTTATTGGTGATGATAAGATTGGAGTGTTATTGTTGAACCTCGGAGGTCCAGAGACTTTAGAAGATGTGCAGCCTTTTTTGTTTAACCTTTTTGCTGACCCA GATATTATACGACTGCCAAGGTTATTTAGCTTTCTTCAAAAGCCATTGGCCCAATTTGTATCTGTTTTAAGAGCACCTAAGAGCAAAGAAGGCTATGCTTCAATTGGTGGTGGATCTCCTCTTAGACGTATAACTGATGCACAG GCTGAAGAATTGAGGAAATCTCTTTGGTCAAAGAATGTCCCAGCCAAAGTGTATGTTGGCATGCGTTACTGGCATCCATTCACCGAAGAGGCTATTGAACAG ATTAAAAGGGATGGAATTACAAAGCTTGTTGTGCTTCCACTTTATccacaattttcaatttcaaccaGTGGTTCAAGTCTTCGTCTCTTGGAGAGTATATTCAG AGATGATGAGTACCTAGTCAACATGCAGCACACAGTAATTCCTTCATGGTACCAGCGTGAAGGATACATTAAGGCCAtgacaaatttaattgaaaaggaGCTAAAAGGTTTTGACTGCCCTGAGGAG GTCATGATATTCTTTAGTGCACATGGGGTGCCTCTTGCTTATGTAGAAGAGGCTGGTGATCCATACAAGGCAGAGATGGAGGAATGTGTTGATTTGATCATGGAAGAGcttgaaaagagaaagataacTAATGCATACACCCTTGCTTATCAG AGTAGAGTTGGACCTGTGGAATGGTTAAAACCCTATACAGATGAGACAATAATTGAACTTGGGAAAAAGGGAGTAAAAAGCCTGCTGGCTGTACCAATTAG CTTTGTCAGCGAGCATATTGAAACTCTCGAAGAAATTGATGTTGAGTACAAAGAATTGGCTCTAAACTCTGGTATAGAAAAATGGGGTCGTGTTCCTGCGCTAGGAACTGAAACCACTTTCATTTCAGATTTGGCAGATGCTGTAATTGAGAGTCTCCCTTATGTTGGTGCAATGGCAGTTTCAAACCTTGAAGCTCGACAG TCTTTGGTTCCACTGGGCAGCGTAGAAGAGTTATTGACAGCATATGACTCGCAACGTAGGGAGTTGCCACCACCAGTAATTGTGTGGGAATGGGGATGGACCAAAAGTGCTGAAACTTGGAATGGAAGAGCAGCTATGCTTGCTGTGCTTCTTCTGTTGTTTTTAGAAGTCACCACTGGTGAAGGGTTTCTGCACCAGTGGGGAATATTGCCCTTGTTTAGGTGA